In Erythrobacter sp. F6033, a single genomic region encodes these proteins:
- a CDS encoding AHH domain-containing protein: protein MLRLGGTADSLGYLKREQSRRAIPFRSVNRRNSAGYDPGFQRHHLLPRQLLSKRCFGPMFTQVGRTSVGFDDFRYNGLLLPANEATTLRTGMPLHRGPHRRYNELVIERVGRIEAHWRVAVQESSETAFSDILMRLRLLQNAIRRRLLQERRRFLLNRNDPLGTGFDFNELDAMAESLWQAD from the coding sequence ATGCTACGTCTAGGGGGAACAGCCGATAGCTTAGGATATTTGAAGCGCGAACAATCGCGGAGAGCTATCCCATTTCGTAGCGTGAATAGAAGAAATTCGGCCGGTTATGATCCCGGTTTTCAACGGCACCATCTGTTACCCCGGCAATTGCTGTCCAAGCGATGCTTTGGTCCAATGTTCACGCAAGTTGGGCGTACAAGCGTCGGTTTTGACGATTTCCGGTATAACGGGCTTTTGCTGCCCGCGAACGAAGCCACCACTTTACGAACTGGAATGCCGCTGCACCGCGGTCCGCACCGCCGCTATAATGAACTGGTCATTGAGCGGGTGGGGCGGATCGAAGCGCATTGGAGGGTGGCAGTTCAAGAAAGTTCTGAAACCGCATTTTCCGATATTTTGATGCGCCTGCGATTGTTGCAAAACGCTATACGGCGCAGATTGCTTCAGGAACGACGCAGGTTCCTGCTCAATCGGAATGACCCGTTGGGGACAGGTTTTGATTTCAATGAGTTGGACGCAATGGCTGAAAGCTTGTGGCAGGCGGATTGA
- the recJ gene encoding single-stranded-DNA-specific exonuclease RecJ — MAPHSLSHVLGVSQSLSGRAWLWRGGNMDLSDAQSLEHDILSQLLITRGVSEDDVGRHAAPTMRDFLPDPSEFRDMDQAAERLAKAIFDNEQVTIYGDYDVDGATSAALLVELLRGLGLEAGYYIPDRLLEGYGPSGEALVKLSEAGSSLIVTVDCGAMAHEALGMARDAGVDVIVVDHHKCSPELPPTAALVNPNRLDENDLAASHGHLAAVGVAFLLAIALVRTLRTKGFFEERKEPNLMALLDLVALGTVADVAALHGLNRAFVAQGLKILTRRERIGMAALMDASRLKRAPQASDLGFALGPRINAGGRIGESTLGVRLLTTNDPEEAREIAEQLSKLNEERRAIEAEVQEAAEAQLLNQHNMAVHVISGDGWHPGVIGIVAGRIKEKTGKPSIVIANDSDGTGKGSGRSISGVDLGAAIIAAREEGLLVAGGGHAMAAGLTIQNEKLAAFAEFLDTRLAKDVDRARTEQSMKLDLSLTPGGLTPDLVNTLETAGPYGVGWPAPRVAVGPVRIVKADIVGKDHLRIIASGEDGRSFKGIAFRAAETEMAQTLLHRSKGRRFHLAGRVKIDDWGPRPAAELHLEDAAFAD; from the coding sequence ATGGCCCCGCATTCCCTGTCCCACGTTCTTGGTGTTTCGCAGTCGCTTTCAGGCCGGGCTTGGCTTTGGCGCGGCGGCAATATGGATTTGAGCGATGCTCAAAGCCTTGAGCACGACATTCTCAGTCAATTGCTCATCACACGCGGTGTAAGCGAGGACGACGTTGGACGGCACGCAGCGCCAACCATGCGCGATTTCTTACCTGATCCGTCAGAATTCAGAGATATGGATCAAGCGGCAGAAAGGCTCGCAAAGGCCATTTTCGATAATGAGCAAGTCACTATCTACGGTGATTATGATGTGGATGGGGCAACGAGTGCCGCGTTGCTAGTTGAGCTCCTACGCGGGTTGGGCCTCGAAGCGGGGTATTACATCCCAGATAGGCTGCTCGAAGGCTATGGCCCGAGCGGCGAGGCGCTAGTGAAGCTGAGTGAGGCGGGTTCGAGCCTGATCGTCACCGTCGATTGCGGGGCGATGGCTCACGAGGCATTGGGGATGGCCCGGGATGCTGGCGTAGATGTCATCGTCGTTGACCATCACAAATGCTCGCCAGAGCTGCCGCCGACTGCGGCGCTGGTAAATCCTAACCGTCTTGACGAGAATGATCTGGCGGCGAGCCACGGTCACCTCGCCGCTGTGGGCGTTGCCTTCCTGCTCGCCATTGCATTGGTCCGAACCCTTCGCACCAAAGGCTTTTTTGAAGAGCGCAAAGAGCCAAATTTGATGGCTCTACTTGATTTGGTGGCCTTAGGAACAGTCGCAGATGTCGCCGCTCTGCACGGCCTTAATCGAGCATTCGTTGCCCAAGGCCTGAAAATCCTGACCCGACGAGAGCGCATCGGCATGGCAGCATTGATGGATGCCAGTCGGCTAAAGCGCGCGCCTCAGGCTAGCGACTTGGGTTTTGCATTGGGCCCGCGGATAAATGCCGGCGGCAGGATTGGAGAATCGACACTAGGAGTGCGGCTGCTCACGACCAATGATCCCGAAGAAGCGCGCGAAATAGCTGAACAACTTTCGAAGCTCAACGAAGAGCGGCGTGCTATTGAAGCCGAAGTTCAGGAAGCCGCCGAGGCGCAGCTTTTGAACCAGCACAATATGGCAGTCCACGTCATTTCCGGTGATGGATGGCATCCGGGTGTGATCGGTATCGTCGCCGGGCGGATTAAGGAAAAGACTGGCAAGCCCTCAATTGTGATTGCGAATGACTCAGACGGAACCGGGAAAGGGTCCGGTAGATCAATCAGCGGAGTGGATCTTGGTGCGGCAATCATCGCGGCACGCGAAGAAGGGCTCTTGGTGGCAGGCGGCGGTCACGCAATGGCCGCTGGCCTTACCATCCAAAACGAAAAATTGGCGGCTTTTGCCGAGTTTCTGGACACACGGTTGGCCAAAGATGTGGATCGTGCTCGAACAGAGCAATCGATGAAACTTGACCTATCACTCACACCGGGCGGCCTGACACCTGACTTGGTCAACACGCTCGAAACTGCTGGTCCCTATGGAGTGGGATGGCCCGCTCCACGCGTTGCCGTTGGCCCTGTCCGGATTGTGAAGGCTGACATCGTCGGAAAAGACCACCTCCGCATCATTGCATCGGGAGAAGACGGTCGCTCTTTCAAAGGAATTGCATTCCGCGCGGCCGAGACAGAAATGGCGCAGACTTTGCTCCATCGCAGTAAGGGACGTCGCTTCCATCTAGCAGGTCGGGTGAAGATTGATGATTGGGGTCCGCGCCCTGCGGCGGAGTTGCATTTGGAAGACGCGGCATTCGCCGATTAA
- a CDS encoding DUF3383 domain-containing protein yields the protein MIRHFDDLAAVVWKPASSLIGRRYFESVASAWLEGGPFPALGLTSFKVTNDGALQTVGLDYWTGQELRIEPSLSSDKIEATRLGARIVNQLVISGKLEKIERFVAPDRSRLILQPSSNGKLVRVSHE from the coding sequence ATGATCCGTCATTTTGATGATCTGGCAGCAGTCGTATGGAAACCAGCCAGCAGCTTAATAGGAAGACGATATTTCGAATCCGTCGCGTCTGCATGGCTCGAAGGAGGGCCGTTTCCCGCTTTGGGTCTGACCTCTTTCAAGGTAACAAATGATGGCGCATTGCAAACCGTCGGACTTGACTACTGGACGGGTCAAGAATTGCGCATTGAGCCTTCACTATCCAGCGACAAGATTGAAGCAACGCGATTGGGTGCGCGGATTGTGAATCAGCTCGTCATTTCTGGAAAGCTTGAGAAAATTGAGCGGTTTGTAGCTCCCGATAGAAGCCGTCTGATATTACAGCCTTCGAGCAACGGCAAGCTGGTTCGAGTTTCGCACGAATAA
- a CDS encoding NAD(P)H-dependent oxidoreductase, with the protein MSNAKNFLVVWHSRTGASETMARAVADVASAQLIRARDVTSDVLLAANGYIFVCPENLGGLSGEMKEMFDQTYYAALGKIEGRAYATVIAAGSDGEGAQRQLDRIVTGWRLKRTIEPMIVNFAAQTPEAIWAEKTVPSHVLDDCRNLGRGFEEGLLLGLF; encoded by the coding sequence ATGTCCAATGCAAAGAATTTTCTGGTTGTTTGGCACAGCCGCACAGGCGCCAGCGAAACAATGGCAAGGGCCGTGGCCGATGTGGCAAGTGCACAGCTGATCCGCGCTCGCGACGTCACATCAGATGTGTTGCTCGCGGCGAACGGCTACATTTTTGTTTGTCCCGAAAACCTTGGCGGTCTCAGTGGCGAAATGAAGGAGATGTTCGACCAGACCTACTACGCAGCTCTCGGCAAGATTGAAGGAAGAGCATATGCGACAGTCATCGCGGCAGGTTCAGATGGCGAAGGAGCTCAGCGCCAGCTCGACAGGATTGTCACCGGTTGGCGCTTGAAACGGACGATAGAGCCCATGATCGTGAACTTTGCAGCGCAAACACCCGAGGCGATTTGGGCCGAAAAAACTGTACCTAGCCATGTTCTTGACGATTGTAGAAATCTCGGAAGAGGCTTTGAAGAAGGTCTTCTTCTAGGGTTGTTTTGA